The DNA segment ACTGTAAAGCAATATTGCGTTGTTTGGCAATACGCTTTGTAAATCGAATTGCAAGAACCGCTTCGTGCTCTACTAGCCGATGAGCTTGTTAGGGTTTCAGCACTTCGCAGCATTGTCATTGTCTCTACAAGAAGAGCGAGTGCTGTTGGTACGGCTTCCTTGCAATCCAATTTTCCCGATTGGCCCAGTTTATTTGGCTGATCATTTGCACAAGTGCTTCCCCGAGATGCCACAGCGCATACTCGATCTTGCTGCTTTGCCGGCGTTAGATGTAAGGCGTGTTTTGCGTATCACTGTAGATCAATTCCGCCCCACGCTTCTGGTGTTTTCTTGGAGAGATATACAGATTTATGCACCGGTCAATGGTCGTGGTGGAAATCCCTTGCAAAATTCACTCGAAGTTTTTTATGCCCACAACCCCCTAAAGCGTCTTCATGGCGCGCTGGGGGGGCTTCGTTTGATGACCAGTCACTATGGCGAGTTGCATCGTAACCAAAGTCTCCTACGTCAGGGTCTGAAACGTGCCCGCCGCCACATCCCCAAGGCAAGAGCCGTGCTTGGTGGTGGAGCCGTTAGCGTATTTTATGAGCAGTTAGGTAAGTCTCTACCTAAGGGCACTATTGTGTCTGTGGGTGAGGGAGAGCTTTTATTAGATAAGCTTCTTTCCGGCCAATCGCTTGAAGACGAGCGATGTTTTGTTGTTGGCGAAACCCCTCGGCCCGGACTAATTCATGAGCAGCCTAAGAGTCATCCAAAAACTGCCTGTGACTATTCTTATATATCTTCAATTTGGCCTCAACTTGATTGGTATCTGGAGGGCAGTGACTTTTATATAGGCGTACAGACCAAGCGTGGTTGCCCCCACAACTGCTGTTATTGCATCTATACGGTTGTGGAAGGCAAGCGGGTGCGTCTCAACCCAGTTCAAGAAGTTGTAGGTGAAATGCGGCAGCTGTACGACCGTGGTGTCCGTGGTTTCTGGTTCACTGATGCTCAGTTCATTCCTGCTCGTCGCTACATCGAAGATGCAAAAGAACTCCTTCGTGCTATCAAAGCCGAAGGTTTAACGGATATCCGCTGGGCCGCTTATATACGTGCTGATAATCTTGATCCTGAATTAGCCCGTTTAATGGTGGAGACGGGGATGAGCTATTTCGAAATCGGTATTACTTCAGGTTCTCAAGAGCTTGTACGAAAAATGCGCATGGGATATAACCTCCGCACCGTCCTTGAAAGTTGTAGGATGCTAGCGGCCGCAGGATTCCGTGACCACGTGTCAGTTAATTATTCGTTTAATGTGATTGATGAACGGCCTGAAACTATCAGTCAAACCGTAACGTATCATAGGGAGCTTGAAAGGATTTTCGGAGTTGATCGTGTTGAACCTGCGATTTTCTTTATTGGTTTGCAACCCCATACTCATCTCGAGCAGTATGGGTTCGATCAAGGGCTTATCAAGCCGAACTACAATCCTATGAGTATGATGCCTTGGACAGCTCGAAGATTGCTGTGGAATCCTGAGCCAATGGGTAGCGCGTTAGGTCGCGTGTGTCTTGAGGCATTCGATCACAATCCGACCGATTTCGGTCGCACTGTCATGGCTTTTCTTGAGCGTGACTACGGCACAGTTTCCCTTCAAGACGCATTGCGGGCTCCCGTCACTGGCCGTCCTGCCCTAGCTGATGCGGTTCGCTAAGTTGTTAAGGTTGATTTCATCATCAAAAATTTTTGTAACTCATTGCAATGATTAGAGCATACTTTGGTCGATCTCTTCGGTTCTTGTGGAGCCTACATTAATTTTAATTACTTAATATTTCGCGGATTACTGGAATGTCAAGTTATTAACTTGCCGCAAGATTTCTAGTAATGCAGTTCAGTTTCAGTCGATCGTTTCCTGCACAAATCTAATTGCGTTTGTAATCAAAACCGATTAGCTTTTATTTAGTGACTATTCTATGTCATTTCAGCTTGGGTTAAAGTACAAAAATCTAATTTTATCTTTTAGATATCTGAACTAACAATTTTTGCTCTTTCGCTCCTGTTCTTTATACAGCTCATTTTTTACAACGTTTAATCTGTTCTTTTAACAAGCTATCAGCTTTCGCTGTTACTTAGAGTGACATGGTTGATACTTCTCCATTGCCATAAGATAAGAAGAGAAAACGCTATGATCGCGACCGTGCCACTGAGCGGGTTTGTGTGGCTTTCCGAGGATCCAACAAGCCATATAGGGGCTCTGGGAGACAACGTCAAAAGGCCATTCTGCAAAAGGAACCAAGCGCCGACAAGGCCCCCATGTAGACCGATACATCCCCAGAGCGACCCGTTATCCAAGTACCGCTGCGCAGCTAGCGCTATCCCCAAAAAAAAGAGGCTAATCAACAGCTTGAGTGTTGACGTAGCGCCAAGGTTAAATCGTATATGCACAATGCTAAATACCAGAGCTTGGCTAATTAAAGCGCTTGAGGACCCCATAAAGCGCTTTAGCTCTTCCCATAGCCACGCACGGAAGATTAGTTCCTCCGCTAATCCTACTCCGAGACAGAGCATTAGGGCATTTATGCTTGTTGACACCTTCCATATCCCCAACCACGTTCCCCAACCACACAGCAATGCTGGAATCGTTACCACACTCAGCAGCACCAAGGCTATGAGCAATCCTCGCATCATGGCTCTGAGATGAGACGGTCGTCGATCGCTATAGCGTCTTCGTATCCCCAGGGTCATCCAGCAGTCTTTTTCTCCCCAACGCTGATCAACCCAACGCGGCATCAAAGCTAGGAACATAAAAAAGCTAAGCAGCGTACCCGTTAATGAGATGCTGCCGGAAGCCAAGCCAAAGGGGGCAAGTGCGATGGCTATGAGCCACCCCAGCCCGTAAAGAAGCGGAATTATGAAGAGTAAAGGTAAATAGCGCGGCTGAAGCAGTAGAAAGCTGTTTAGAAGCGCTAGCAACAAGTTTAATCCTCCGGTTCGATCGAACTCGTTAAACCCTTGGATTTCAGGGTTTCGCAGTAAAATTCGGCGGGCTCAATGTCACAAACGATAACCAGGCCTACTCCTGTGTTGTGCGCCTCCAGCATGATGGCCAGGGCGTCTTGTTCACTTAATTGAGGAACTACCTGACGCAAAGTGCCAACCACATACTCCATGCTATTCACTGGGTCATTGTGAAGTAACACCTTGTAACGAGGGGAGTGTTTGCGGGTTTGTTCAATTGCTCTATCCAGAACAGCAGCCCCCCCGGGACTGCGTTTGGGAGTCTCCACCGCCATGGATAAGGAGTTCACTTATTGAAATGTATAGGAAATCAAATCCCATTTCAGCTAAAGACATTTGATTCTTTCCATGGTCTCATTCACATTCTCACGACTGTTGAAGGCAGAGAGACGGAAATAACCTTCGCCTGCTGCACCGAATCCTATGCCTGGCGTTCCCACCACACTGATTGTGTTGAGTAAGTAGTCAAAAAATCCCCAGGAATCTATGCCATTAGGAGTTTTAATCCATACATACGGAGCGTGCTGGCCACCATAGAA comes from the Synechococcus sp. M16CYN genome and includes:
- a CDS encoding photosystem II high light acclimation radical SAM protein, whose product is MSLLGFQHFAALSLSLQEERVLLVRLPCNPIFPIGPVYLADHLHKCFPEMPQRILDLAALPALDVRRVLRITVDQFRPTLLVFSWRDIQIYAPVNGRGGNPLQNSLEVFYAHNPLKRLHGALGGLRLMTSHYGELHRNQSLLRQGLKRARRHIPKARAVLGGGAVSVFYEQLGKSLPKGTIVSVGEGELLLDKLLSGQSLEDERCFVVGETPRPGLIHEQPKSHPKTACDYSYISSIWPQLDWYLEGSDFYIGVQTKRGCPHNCCYCIYTVVEGKRVRLNPVQEVVGEMRQLYDRGVRGFWFTDAQFIPARRYIEDAKELLRAIKAEGLTDIRWAAYIRADNLDPELARLMVETGMSYFEIGITSGSQELVRKMRMGYNLRTVLESCRMLAAAGFRDHVSVNYSFNVIDERPETISQTVTYHRELERIFGVDRVEPAIFFIGLQPHTHLEQYGFDQGLIKPNYNPMSMMPWTARRLLWNPEPMGSALGRVCLEAFDHNPTDFGRTVMAFLERDYGTVSLQDALRAPVTGRPALADAVR
- a CDS encoding type II CAAX endopeptidase family protein, encoding MLLALLNSFLLLQPRYLPLLFIIPLLYGLGWLIAIALAPFGLASGSISLTGTLLSFFMFLALMPRWVDQRWGEKDCWMTLGIRRRYSDRRPSHLRAMMRGLLIALVLLSVVTIPALLCGWGTWLGIWKVSTSINALMLCLGVGLAEELIFRAWLWEELKRFMGSSSALISQALVFSIVHIRFNLGATSTLKLLISLFFLGIALAAQRYLDNGSLWGCIGLHGGLVGAWFLLQNGLLTLSPRAPIWLVGSSESHTNPLSGTVAIIAFSLLILWQWRSINHVTLSNSES
- the clpS gene encoding ATP-dependent Clp protease adapter ClpS, which produces MAVETPKRSPGGAAVLDRAIEQTRKHSPRYKVLLHNDPVNSMEYVVGTLRQVVPQLSEQDALAIMLEAHNTGVGLVIVCDIEPAEFYCETLKSKGLTSSIEPED